Proteins from a genomic interval of Zingiber officinale cultivar Zhangliang chromosome 1B, Zo_v1.1, whole genome shotgun sequence:
- the LOC121984597 gene encoding traB domain-containing protein-like isoform X4 — protein MYASTTEDASLKSNMFSLSGSKFFGAISRSINLGGQSALALRLLLAIFSSKISSGANRSFGDEFRAARKVSEDIGAQIVLGDRPIEITLERAWSSLNWSEKLRLVMSLFRGISSSSSELPESDMKNQGMYGSPYKLYESLSASYPSLLQPLVHERDTYLAWSLKRSKAVNKSKKVLGVIGKGHMNGVVFALISDQGDLRFRDLAGEKSGRTYKNRWQADLLRSLLRDTILGFILWLLYEQLKTTL, from the exons ATGTATGCATCCACTACTGAGGATGCTTCTCTAAAATCAAACATGTTTTCCTTGAGTGGGTCTAAATTCTTTGGAGCCATCAGTCGCAGCATAAATTTAG GTGGACAAAGTGCTCTTGCTTTGCGTTTGCTCTTAGCAATTTTCTCATCCAAGATATCTTCTGGCGCAAATCGATCATTTGGAGACGAG TTCCGTGCTGCTAGGAAGGTTTCTGAAGATATTGGTGCTCAAATTGTTCTGGGTGATCGTCCAATTGAGATTACT CTAGAAAGAGCTTGGAGTTCTCTTAATTGGAGTGAAAAATTGAGATTGGTTATGTCACTTTTTCGTGGTATATCTTCATCATCATCTGAACTTCCTGAAAGTGATATGAAG AATCAGGGTATGTATGGTAGTCCCTATAAGTTGTACGAGTCTCTAAGTGCTTCATATCCTTCTCTCCTGCAGCCTCTGGTCCATGAGCGTGATACA TATCTTGCATGGTCTCTCAAAAGGAGCAAAGCTGTGAACAAGAGCAAGAAAGTACTTGGGGTCATTGGAAAAGGTCACATGAATGGGGTTGTCTTCGCATTGATATCTGATCAGGGGGATTTGCGGTTCCGCGACCTTGCTGGTGAAAAATCGGGTCGGACATACAAGAATCGCTGGCAAGCTGATTTGCTCAGGAGTTTACTCAGGGACACTATTCTGGGCTTTATACTTTGGTTACTATATGAGCAATTGAAGACAACATTATAG
- the LOC121984624 gene encoding probable transcriptional regulator SLK2, whose protein sequence is MSGNGCSGLGLASGDMNQIPNSAGNSSGPNIGANSLVTDANSALCSAQLQRCASFNNETYTRLPTSPISFSSNFSGSSVMDGCSTAQQNLSLAQMQKQGLSGATSQLTQQDLGSFMNAQKKPRIDGRHEDVLHRQSIQQLFQRHEPIQAHGQQNMQQVILQHQRLLQQQRQQQIMQSFSQMQRVPVRNLQQQHLQPQALQLANPVKQTIDNGICYRKLMQYLYHKRHRPRDNTILYWRKFVSEYFAPQAKKRWCLSLYENMGNHALGIFPQLAIDAWQCDICASKSRKGFEATFEVLPRLFQIKFDGGVIDENLFLDMPHEGRLPSGIMVLKFEKAVEETVYEHLHTIREGQLRILFTPELKILLWEFCSRRHEEFLSRRLLAPQVNQLLHVAQKYQAAITENSSSAVLHQDLQASCNMFAATGRQLLKSLDLQAVNDFGFSKRYVRCLQIAEVVSSMKDLIDFSLEQKIGAIESLKSFPRQSVAEIQKQKLEGGQLSSHSLSGELGSLDKDVKISPGSNSYINDNLVTTQVANSSHQSVHALNNYQNMLRNTVNMKQNVLHQEASSSLDKSLLQQEASSSLGKSKHALSLQFLGSGLSGPTDASNNNLTGQHQHQFPLDGCLSNSYSPRVNQNMQQHVIQQMLQEMMNNSKETPQQSIVPVANANLAAGDVNGCDTTSMPIRIDSGSFRNALDMQNHSSGLPKEGTGAFPSRNDCFKSAAAASVPSISGNCLNSRTELLENLDFTEIDQIAQEFIDGGMFDGDSW, encoded by the exons ATGTCAGGGAATGGTTGCTCCGGTCTCGGACTTGCCTCTGGTGACATGAACCAGATACCTAACAGCGCTGGAAACTCATCGGGTCCAAATATTGGTGCGAATTCCCTTGTCACGGATGCCAACTCGGCTCTCTGTAGCGCTCAGTTGCAACGATGCGCCAGCTTTAATAACGAGACATATACACGGCTTCCTACCTCTCCCATTTCCTTCTCCTCCAACTTTTCGGGTTCTTCAGTGATGGATGGTTGCTCAACTGCGCAGCAAAACCTTTCCCTAGCACAGATGCAAAAGCAAGGGCTGTCAGGAGCAACATCTCAGTTAACGCAACAGGACCTTGGAAGTTTTATGAATGCCCAAAAGAAACCACGAATTGATGGAAGGCATGAGGATGTCTTGCATCGACAGTCGATACAACAGCTTTTCCAGAGACATGAGCCCATTCAAGCACATGGTCAACAGAACATGCAGCAGGTCATTTTGCAACACCAGAGATTATTGCAGCAGCAACGGCAACAACAGATAATGCAATCCTTCTCTCAGATGCAGCGAGTCCCTGTGAGAAACTTGCAGCAACAACATCTGCAGCCTCAGGCTCTTCAATTAGCTAATCCTGTTAAACAGACAATTGATAATGGAATATGTTACCGTAAGCTTATGCAATACTTGTATCACAAACGACATCGGCCACGG GACAACACAATTTTATATTGGAGGAAGTTTGTGTCTGAGTATTTTGCACCTCAAGCCAAGAAAAGATGGTGTTTGTCCTTGTACGAAAATATGGGTAATCATGCTCTGGGTATTTTTCCTCAATTGGCTATT GATGCATGGCAATGTGACATCTGTGCTTCCAAGTCTAGAAAGGGATTTG AGGCTACTTTTGAAGTACTTCCTCGACTTTTTCAAATCAAATTTGATGGTGGAGTTATTGATGAGAATTTGTTTCTTGATATGCCACATGAGGGCCGGTTGCCTTCTGGAATTATGGTATTGAAGTTTGAGAAAGCTGTTGAAGAGACTGTTTATGAACATCTACATACTATTCGTGAAGGACAGCTTCGTATATTATTTACACCAGAACTGAAG ATATTATTATGGGAATTTTGTAGTCGACGACATGAAGAGTTTCTTTCTCGTAGGTTGCTTGCACCGCAG GTTAACCAATTATTGCATGTTGCTCAAAAATATCAAGCAGCAATAACTGAAAATAGTTCCTCTGCCGTTCTGCATCAAGACTTGCAAGCCAGCTGCAACAT GTTTGCAGCAACAGGTCGTCAGTTATTAAAAAGTTTAGATTTACAAGCTGTGAATGACTTTGGATTCTCCAAAAGATATGTCAGATGTTTGCAG ATAGCTGAGGTTGTGAGCAGCATGAAGGACTTGATTGATTTTAGTCTGGAGCAGAAGATTGGAGCAATAG AAAGCTTAAAGAGCTTCCCCAGGCAGTCAGTGGCCGAAATCCAAAAACAGAAGTTGGAGGGAGGGCAACTCTCGAGTCATAGTCTGTCTGGTGAACTTGGTAGTCTGGATAAAGACGTGAAAATTTCCCCAGGGTCAAATAGTTACATAAATGACAACCTGGTAACTACCCAGGTTGCTAACAGTAGTCATCAGAGTGTTCATGCTCTAAACAACTATCAGAATATGCTCAGAAATACTGTGAATATGAAGCAGAATGTACTTCACCAAGAGGCTTCTAGTTCTTTAGATAAATCTCTGCTTCAGCAAGAGGCTTCTAGTTCCTTGGGTAAATCCAAACATGCACTGTCTTTACAGTTTCTGGGATCTGGCTTATCAGGTCCAACAGATGCGTCTAACAATAATTTAACCGGCCAACATCAACATCAGTTTCCATTAGATGGCTGCTTGAGCAATTCATATAGCCCTCGGGTGAACCAAAATATGCAGCAACATGTTATTCAGCAAATGCTACAAGAGATGATGAATAACAGTAAGGAAACACCACAACAATCTATTGTTCCTGTTGCAAATGCTAACCTGGCAGCTGGAGATGTAAATGGGTGTGACACTACTAGCATGCCAATCAGGATAGACTCTGGCTCATTCAGAAATGCACTTGATATGCAAAACCACTCCTCAGGCCTTCCTAAGGAAGGTACAGGGGCCTTCCCGAGCAGAAATGATTGCTTCAAGTCTGCTGCCGCAGCTAGCGTCCCCTCCATCAGCGGAAACTGTCTTAATTCGAGAACAGAGTTGCTGGAGAACTTGGATTTCACAGAAATAGATCAGATTGCCCAGGAATTTATAGACGGTGGGATGTTTGATGGCGATTCATGGTGA